Genomic window (Argopecten irradians isolate NY chromosome 2, Ai_NY, whole genome shotgun sequence):
aaagatgtgaaaataaattagctcatacatagatattttacaagtacaatatatgtgttcaattattcgtgtagttttttgcagagatttaattaaattatctatgtctctgtttttttttttttttttttttttgtaaacaatatttgagttctggagagagatgacatgaatgtccagctggaaggaaagaaacttttatgatgtacatgtattgtacaatgtatatacatgtatgtaaacgtacattctatgtagctgctatagaattacaactaggaaattctctcaaacattgataatatttaatttgtaatagggagggttttccacaagagacccggaggggcgatccgactgtagctcccgttatatgtataagtcccaaatcgtgatcgtatagtatttttagtatacaacagagtccacagtcgtcacaaatcctctccggatcccgtttcctccacaggttacaggcctgtatctcaacaggttcgatctctaggatgtagcggaagcactgacactaatccaataactcaactaggtaaatacaggtacaaataactatttattatataaaagacaagtaaTACAGAATTgataaagaatatatttacaatagtgcCTGATGTAGACAACTTACAGTAAGAGAAACAAGTATACAATTATCCTATATGAAGCAAAACCCTAATTATATAGCTACAGAACAACAAGACCACGTGTTCCCAAACACAGTCCAACAACACCTAACGGGAGACAACCGACCTACCAAATGTTCCCAACTCTAAGAGACATAACTAACTGCGTAAATAGGTTTCCTATGGATgtctaagccctaagcccctgacgATCCCCTACTACACTGTGCGAACTAGGTTTCCTATGGATgtctaagccctaagcccctgacaaTCCCCTAGAACGACACGAACCCTTGTTAGTTATGTAGCTCTAAGTATATACCCAAATGGTAGTTCAGAGACCCCACAAGTGTTGCACTGTTGACAGTGCACGGCGTGGTTCTGTCCCTAACCCATTCTCCCTAGTCAAGACCAAAGCTTCCTTAGAagcagccccttttataacGACACATCAACCCAGTcccccaaagtgaccactgattggtcaaagtccggacagagcaccatatttaggttaaaccgttgctacaacaacccacctacacactaaatataacttccgcttaaatacagacaaggctcaactgactgataaacacctcccacgtgtaccacacgtgtactccggccagcAGTCAGCGGTCAGcatcggggtgatcatgaggacaactaggttgatgaatgtgactgctaaacagcaagCACACCATAGATAAGACATGTTCTCATGTAGTattcccctgaatttgggtcaaagatacataaacagatcactgaagtgaagacttagaagagtgcaataacaaatatacatactgtacaaataaatgcaacaataaCGATAGAAACCTGTTCTATCAcaaattcttcacattcatgtaggcctatgctgtgagaattaacacatcatatatatttccagaaaacataaggtctatgctgtgagaattaacacatcatatatatttccagaaaacatataggcctacatgtatgttactttccttttctgttgtttcctattcttttttgtgctctggagaaaaagatgattgagttggaagaaaagtaattaattaagagaaatgtgtaccacagtactttgtctgtagccgaggttctatactgttttaatagtccagtaattaattaaattgaaaatttcaaaattaagatgaaattgtaaattccatttttgaatgaagttgttcccctcctttgagagtacacagtgtgtataccctttttggtttttaggaataatacctgaataggaacctgaaataacatgacaatcaatcaggtatgtgtgtgttggggggtggggggggggggctaaaagacataagaatcatgaggtttggaagttgtaacttgggtGGGGggtgaaatatagaagaaatagctacagataactggaagtggaaggatgctttatcattgatctggtcattgcatatttggggtttacatggcttttttggttatttagtctcattgatttttgagcaactttgaatccatatggtactgtatatctttcttttttccatgtgtagctatttcttctgtatataaacccccccccccccccccccaagtcacaacttcccaataggtaccacttttttgtttagaactcaaatcaaagacagatgtaaatagtactacatactacattttagtctatgtgtttgtaatcactgttactacagtattaatacacaaatggtctatgtacaagttacacatagacaataaatgtgaaatttggttcagacaaaagatttgtaacatttcagataacttgctagttttatggttttatttatatgttgagtctactctcttgtaaagtagaatttagaaatcctaagacaatggtatctatatattgctatatgtaaaaaaaatccttatattttaaaagtaattgaaaagctatctcacaagccctgacaaacaaatgggcaggcatatggatgcaagaattataatgactggatctagaggactaatataaacaaatatttctacaaagttaaacaatgaaaaagtattgcatcataattttatttaatgattacagttgaaaggaacatttaataaattaatactgtttaaatgttctgttcatgatcttctaggtccatattggtaaagtttactttcaagagcactcaaatcaacattcttcagtcttcatatgatgctaattgtatgtatatgtatacatacacttgtatacaggtccaagggatgaactttctgtattcatgtcactatgcatgcatggtgcctgaaaaaaaaagaaccaacaattttttatatctgttgaatatgacaaaaattgaaatgatcaatttcaaatatatataaatgaataaatgtaggttcattctacaggttttttttttttattttagagaaaacattttataagttgtgaatgtgtcactgatgcatttgatagaatcaaatattgtttcaaaaaagatacaaaattcattatctatagttccgacaaaaattcagaataattataaatgatacatggctgcagtacatttcaactctgtaaagtttgtcacaTATATgaacacatgaaccaggtacagttgtaataaatatacaaacactatttattattatgaccagaaataatactgtatgtgtcctccaaatatatctaaagaacaagctaaaacctaaatgtacatatgtatatgtgtatatcagaacataaacaatacaattttaccaattaacctacaatgtaaatcctaaatacaatgtacgtgtataacactaccagaacatgtacagaacaataatttacaaattaaaaatctatgaatatatacatcagaactgtatgaattgaccggtatcataatattatagattaattgaaacaaatcttagcttgataatgcactagcggttacattctaactgtacatgcattacaacggtacattttataaatatacagggcattcattacccctaatgaggccccacgaaagaaccgctatttaccccagggttacgttttacgcgattggggaacaggtatgaaacatgtgaccatatgtgaccactcattcatgaaaaaatactgctagggactatttacataatgatcaaaatattgttgggattgtcgctgctccattgcctttcctttcgcattttagctTTCTCatccatcagagttacttcccttcatttcactctTTCAGTACCTCTGATATATCCTGCGAGATTTTCTGGAGTGAGGCTCGGTCACGTGACCCTTCTAAGCCAATCAGTGCTTTACTTTATAAAAGTGTCGCGAACAATTTTCCAGCTGTGAAAAAAGGCTTCGACCAATCACTGCCCCGCTTGCAAACGCTGTTCGGCATAGGCGGCGAGTAAAATGGACGACCAAGATGAGCGAAGAGTATGCGATTTCTTTTCTATCGACAGCCTACATACACACCAGAAGGAAGTTTTATCGACTATCCTACGTGGTAAGGACGTTTTCCTGTCGACTACAACTGGAAGCGGCAAGTCATTGTGCTATCAGGCTATACCAGTGTTGACTGAAAAGTTGGTACTTGTAATTTCACCTTTGATTAGCATCATGAAGGAACAGTCGGAGTTTCTGTCTGCATTAGGGATCAGATCCACCTATATTGGTAAAGATGACGAGGAGAAAGCGTCCATATTTAACGGGGATTTCTCAGTAGTATATGCGTGCCCCGAAAGGTTACTTGGTGAAGAGATGTGGAGAGGCTTGTTGCTGTCGGATGTATATCGCCAGAGATTGGGGGCCGTAGTAGTGGATGAAGCGCACACGGTTTTGCAGtggtatgtatattttatacaaaatgtatgtgtgtgtatgaaATGATCTCATTATAAGTCTCATGAGAGTAAAAAAACATGAACAGAACATGTGCAGATATGACTAGATTGAAAACTGtggaaatatatgttttaacagTTGTTGATATTATGCAATGTTAGAAAATTGTTTCtaataaaaaagttttaattcCATGCATGATGATTTGATCACTTCTTCAATTactttaaccccccccccccccccccctccagcAATCATGACATTTACTGTTAAGATTTTAACTAAATTTACctacatatgttttttttttggttttgttacattaaaattttataatttcccCCACAAACTTTATATCTTTATCTTTTCTGATGTTTTACAGGGGTGAAGAAAGGCATGCAGAAAGTGCGTTCAGAGGATGGTTCGGGAAGTTAGGGGAAATTCGGTCGCTTTGCCCAGATGCTCCAGTGATGGTACTCACAGCAACAGCCAGTAAAAAGAACAGGTTAGGGATATGTGCAAAGCTCTGTTTAAAATCACCAATGGAATATATCCAGTGTCCGGATCGTCCCAACATTAAACTAAATGTGAAACTGTGTAATTCTAACATGGATGTTGCGGACATGATGCAGTGGGCAATTTCAGGGTTGCAGGAGGAAAGGAACAATTTTCCAAGACATGTGGTTTTTACCAGAACAATCAGGGAATGTGCTGCCCTCTACAATGCTCTGAGATTACAGATTCCCGGTCTCCAGCATCTTTATCAGATGTATCATTCCTGTACACTGAACCGGATTAAGGAATCGATTACTGCAGACATGGGATCCAATACAGGACAAATCCGCATCCTTATTTGTACCAACGCAGCAGGTATGGGTGTAAATTTTAAAGGTGTATCCCATGTGGTCAACTTTGGCTCCCCCATTGAACTGGACACATTTGTACAGCAAGTTGGACGTGCTGGTCGAGATGGTGCGTACTCTGATCATATTCTCATATGTActaaaagacaactggcaaagGTGGACAGTGACATGAAGGACTATTCCTTAAACAATTCTGCATGCCGTCGCAGTCATTTGATGAAAAACTACACAACAACTTTTTCGTCAGATGTCAAAGGACACAAATGTTGTGATATATGTTCAGTAAACTGTGTTTGTGATGAAGCCGATTGTCTTGCTGATCAGTTTCGGCATGCAGCTTTACTCTATTCTTCTACAGACAGTACCAGTGATGAGGACACTGGACACATGATGTGACGACACGGACATGATAGCGAACTGGTGATAACTTGGATTACTGATGATACATCGATATCAGTGATGGAATTCGAAGTGAACAATTTCTGGACGTGACTTGCTATAATACTCTTTTGTTATAGATGTTTATATCTTCGTGTAGTTTCGTAGGTTGTTGTTGGTGTGGTGTATAGATGTATGACAAATGAACAACATCGATATCAGTGATAGTGAATTCGAAGTGAACAATTTCTTGGATTACCGTGACTTGCTATAATATctcttttgatacacacaaaCCAATCTCTGCCAAAGATAAGGCATTTGATACACTTTAATTTTATGTAATTGTTCAAGTAACTCTGTTATTGAACGAGGCTCCAATCGCCTTTTGATCTGACATGAATTTCGAGTAACTAGCTGGTTAAAGCCTTAAAAAGTCATAAGCTGCTTGATCTACCAGTGATAACTATATCTGAGTTCCTGGACCGTGGACGCCTTTGAAACAATTGACCTGGATTAGGTATATAACGCAACGAGAGCTTGTGTATGGTTTTGTGAGTATCATGATGTCGATTCGGATTGGAACGTGTTCATTAAATTGTATAAAGGGTTTGTGGAGTAAAAATTGTTGGTGGTCGACTCCTTGTATGCCATTGAATGGGTTCCTCTTTGACAACGGATATTGATTGAATGGCGAATATTCATTTCACGCATTGGCGTTTTACTGCCTTATTCAAAATTTTTGTATTCTCCCCCGCATCAACGAATAATCCGGAATTTCCAAACTCATCTTCAAAAAATCTTACCAAGTGGATGCCAGATTATACCCTTCGTAAAGAAGCTAAGATGCGTTGCGCTTGTGCGACCCTGACGATTAAGTTGGTGGGTTTTAGGTCAGCCCCACTTATAGCGGTACAACAGACCTGGTGAAATTGGAGTGCACGAAAGTGttttttattgtgatatttctcAAATTGCAGCTTGAAAAGTTTTTCCTCTAGAGACTAGTTGGCGTTGAGGCCGTTTAAAGTTTAATACATAATCTGTGTTTTGCTCAGTAACCAGTCGTGGAAGTAACTTTTGAACCCAATTCTATGGGGAGTAGAATTCGactctgtacagagattattggcgagTTTAATTGCCACCCACAATGAGTGAAAATCCAACctagatatcatatatataacaatagtaGATGTAATACACACAAATACAGTCTAAATGttgttattactatatatataatacacttctatacataaaatacataccAGCACAAAGTTCATAACACGATGAAAACCTTCTGGGCGATGAATGAAGCCACCAAGTCTTTCAAAATCTGTTTCACCATTTGCCATGGCTTGCTGTGCACTGTAGGCTCTTTCGTTTGTTAAAACATCTCCTCCAAACACAATATTCTGTATCACCTTTGGCTTGGTTCCATGTGTGTGAGGGACAAATTTCTGTTGGATCCGGTTGAGTATGGTGATGATTCCTTCACTGTCATTTTCGCTTCTATCTATCAGTTCACAAAGCATGTATTCTGACTTCTTGCTCATCTCCTCCATGTACTTATGTTCCAGACAGGACGGCACAAGGTATGCATACTGTTTCAAGAAAAAGTAACATGTTCTGTAACTGTTTTAGCAACGAAGTGTATAAAATCCGTCTCCAAAGATGAAACATCATCTACTGAGGGAACAAACAGGGATGTTGGAGCAGTTGAAACAGTCATCTGTGGTGCATCATTTGAGAGGTGGTGGGCATGCACACGTTTGTTGACAGCACAGTATATAGAAACCAGTGCAAACTCTTTCTTTGGCTGTCCTTGGTCATTTGATTTGGTGTAATGGATATATCAAAATTGTCCCCAATAATCTCAAAGGGCACACATGTACACGACTGATCCAATGTGGTACTACCAGGAGAAGGCAGTGTGGGTATCTGAagtcttgtgatgtcagaacTCGGATTTGTGATGTCAGAACTCGGTTTTGTGATGTCAGAACTCAGTTTTACGATGTCAGAACTCGGTTTGATGATGTCAGAACTCAGTTTGATGATGTCAGAACTCGGTTTGGTGATGTCAGAACTCAGTTTGGTGATGTCAGAACCTAGTTGAGAGGTAGGAAAGTTGAAGTGTTCATTTCCACGCAGGGATGGTTCCAGAGAGTTCAAATCTACGACGATGAGATTCATGAATGATGAGCAGTATAGTAGTTGTTGTAATGCAAACACTGTAGATGGATTGATGACAGTTTCAACATTCTTTAGCTGGCTATCAATTTCAATGGACTTCACCGATACCGTTTCCTTCACTTTTTTCACCTGCACGTGTCTTTCAATGTCTCTGACAGAATTCTCCACTCTAGCAGAAATCAAATGTCTATGGTGTGCAACAATGGCCTTCTTTTTTCTTGTAAACTGTTGACGGTGAAACAGACACTCCCAGCTTGTGAAGAACATCTATTGTCTGTAAAAAATTAAGttgaattttgaattaaaatattgttaaaaaaatttaaGTAACAGTTATTAAAATAGATTAAACTTTTATAAAACTAGATTACACCTTTTTCTTTGTAGTAGTGCATTAACTGACTGTGCATCATCCAACCAATACAGATTtcaatatcaaagaaacaaatCTCATATCAGGCTTTGTCAGTTAAGTACTAGTGTATACGTGCAAGTACATTTAAACTTCAATTGGTGTTGTTTTACATATGcatagtaatatatatatatatatatatatataactgaagTGTCCTGTATGTGTGAACGTCTAATTTGTTGGTTTTACCTTAAACTTATTAGCAAGTGTGTTATCATATTTTGAAAAGGGTCATATTGTAGTAGTTGGTGGCTACCTAATTAATAGTAAAGGAATTGGTAAAGTATATATGTTGCGCAAGGATATAAATATAACCATGAAAATACTGTTTCATTTGTGAGCTTCCCAAACAAAATTTCATGGCGagtttaaagcgaatagtcgggcaagtgactgtaaaatcggtaaaaatggtattaatatatccggtataatttcttatgaattagaaaaataaaactttccgtcaaaatcgctgtacttgcgaagaaaataataatatctatgggaatcctaaaagtcctcccgaccggctatgagtgcagttcaatcttaacgcatgcgcaacatccaccactctccgtagtaaacaaaacatggctaccgtagttttgaaccaaaaggtttccgccaaaacaaccaactgactcacctaaaatgcgaaaggaagggcaatggagcagcgacaatcccaacaactgactcggtaaacattacgacgcatggagagtgttaatacaacttgttatagtgaagagaacagttcaaacgagcacgcggctccggaccgctactgaacgtacaaatgtacctaggcctactacccggtactccctgctcagctgatagtgagtgagacttcgtattttgatcattatgtaaatagtccctagcagtattttttcataaatgagtggtcacatatggtcacatgtttcatacctgttccccaatcgcgtaaaacgtaactctggggtaaatagcggttctttcgtggggcctctttaggggtaatgaatgtcctgtatatttataaaatgtaccgttgtaatgcatgtacagttagaatgtaaccgctagtgcattatcaagctaagatatgtttcaattaatctataatattatgataccggtcaattcatacagttctgatgtatatatttatagatttttaatttgtaaatttttgttctgtacatgttctggtagtgttatacacgtacattgtatataggatttacattgtaggttaattggtaa
Coding sequences:
- the LOC138316793 gene encoding ATP-dependent DNA helicase RecQ-like yields the protein MDDQDERRVCDFFSIDSLHTHQKEVLSTILRGKDVFLSTTTGSGKSLCYQAIPVLTEKLVLVISPLISIMKEQSEFLSALGIRSTYIGKDDEEKASIFNGDFSVVYACPERLLGEEMWRGLLLSDVYRQRLGAVVVDEAHTVLQWGEERHAESAFRGWFGKLGEIRSLCPDAPVMVLTATASKKNRLGICAKLCLKSPMEYIQCPDRPNIKLNVKLCNSNMDVADMMQWAISGLQEERNNFPRHVVFTRTIRECAALYNALRLQIPGLQHLYQMYHSCTLNRIKESITADMGSNTGQIRILICTNAAGMGVNFKGVSHVVNFGSPIELDTFVQQVGRAGRDGAYSDHILICTKRQLAKVDSDMKDYSLNNSACRRSHLMKNYTTTFSSDVKGHKCCDICSVNCVCDEADCLADQFRHAALLYSSTDSTSDEDTGHMM